The following proteins come from a genomic window of Pocillopora verrucosa isolate sample1 chromosome 6, ASM3666991v2, whole genome shotgun sequence:
- the LOC131783442 gene encoding histamine H2 receptor-like — MKNSTIFHKDCSQHSFTVSTSSLITILSLSGVCGIAAIFLNILVILVICYKPALRSMTNYWIVSLAVADLLIATLGVPVWCLKLLQKAHFIEENVHNLFTVIVVLTLSASSLNLLALSYDRYVGVTAPFQYQSRLTPRKCGKIIAVIWTSSLLVSLISLKNNCGISGQGHFALFMGIFGIPFVFISYFYMRIFKEANRQKRLIKVQETRSNQHQPCFLKEYKAVMTVAMVTGSFALCWLPGLIDSAIHLSAPKFWADTQLWLGTTTLACFSSVLNPILYSVRIKAFRSTLPITTIFPKVNRNSVSIVSHTV, encoded by the coding sequence atgaaaaattcaacaatttttcacaAGGATTGCTCCCAACACTCTTTCACTGTCTCAACAAGTTCTCTGATCACTATCCTTTCGCTGTCGGGAGTCTGTGGAATTGCagcgatttttttaaacattttggtCATTTTGGTGATTTGTTACAAACCTGCGCTACGATCCATGACAAACTATTGGATTGTTTCCCTCGCCGTTGCCGATTTGTTGATTGCAACATTGGGTGTGCCAGTGTGGTGTTTAAAACTCCTTCAAAAGGCACACTTCATTGAGGAAAACGTGCATAACTTGTTCACGGTGATTGTGGTTTTGACACTGTCTGCTTCCTCGCTAAACCTTCTTGCGTTAAGTTACGACCGCTATGTAGGTGTCACTGCGCCATTTCAATACCAAAGTAGACTTACCCCACGAAAGTGCGGGAAAATCATCGCAGTAATTTGGACCTCGTCCCTTCTAGTATCACTAATATCATTGAAAAACAACTGTGGCATATCAGGGCAGGGCCATTTTGCCCTGTTTATGGGCATCTTTGGTATTCCATTTGTGTTTATTTCCTATTTCTACATGCGAATCTTCAAGGAAGCCAACAGGCAGAAAAGATTAATAAAAGTGCAAGAAACCCGCTCAAATCAGCACCAACCCTGTTTCCTGAAAGAATACAAAGCCGTCATGACTGTTGCTATGGTGACGGGCTCGTTTGCACTTTGTTGGCTTCCAGGTTTGATTGATTCGGCGATTCACCTTTCAGCGCCAAAATTTTGGGCCGACACTCAGTTATGGCTCGGTACAACTACCCTGGCTTGTTTTTCTTCAGTGTTAAATCCTATCTTATACTCTGTGCGGATAAAGGCGTTCAGAAGCACGCTCCCAATTACTACAATTTTCCCGAAGGTCAACAGAAATTCAGTCAGTATTGTCAGTCACACTGTTTGA
- the LOC131783456 gene encoding NF-kappa-B inhibitor alpha: MSGESRKRRHGSATTGKECVGLDPLDEGHRSIAENKPSSVQACVTEPIEGDSGLDKSSSLSDDLHGKQGSKDNSKKEATEHDEADIVDVKASSSSKVVSGLSTLAEDCGEVADPSPSNTDVTAPHTLVQSNDCVRTVAETSPMPDLFAQDDDGDTFLHISVVQGDQPLSQFFIEKMKSRGVDIFNKLRQTPLHLAVITHQKYLVEKLVEGGADVNLMDRHGQTALHLACQNGDIHSVLAIRDVTHRCHMQIRLDLKNFQGFSVLHVATLNGNKQLVETILDMGADINDQDSNSGRTALHHAVEAGKNHVVEYLITRGADVNKVTFAGNTPLHTASGRDMDQMVKLLIQHGANVNIANLEGDIPKVGQTSEQAKRHFRSKEKQTKRRKK; encoded by the exons ATGTCTG GAGAAAGTCGAAAGCGTCGGCATGGATCTGCAACAACGGGGAAAGAATGTGTTGGGTTGGATCCATTAGATGAAGGGCATCGTTCTATTGCTGAGAACAAACCATCTTCTGTCCAAGCTTGCGTGACAGAACCAATCGAAGGAGATTCGGGGCTCGACAAATCTTCGTCCCTATCGGACGACCTTCATGGTAAACAAGGAAGTAAAGATAATTCTAAGAAAGAGGCCACTGAACATGATGAGGCAGACATCGTGGATGTAAAAGCATCTTCTTCCTCAAAAGTTGTATCAGGTTTGTCCACGTTAGCTGAGGATTGTGGAGAGGTCGCGGATCCATCACCCTCAAATACCGACGTAACTGCACCTCATACCTTAGTGCAATCAAACGACTGTGTACGGACTGTAGCGGAAACATCACCCATGCCTGATCTCTTTGCACAAGATGACGATGGAGATAC GTTCCTACATATTTCTGTGGTACAGGGTGACCAACCACTGAGTCAGTTTTTCATTGAGAAAATGAAGTCAAGAGGGGTTGATATTTTCAACAAGCTTAGACAA ACACCGTTACATCTTGCTGTGATTACTCATCAAAAATATCTTGTGGAAAAGCTGGTAGAGGGCGGAGCGGATGTTAATTTGATGGACAGGCACGGACAGACCGCCCTTCACTTGGCCTGTCAAAATGGTGACATCCATTCTGTCCTTGCTATTCGTGACGTCACACATAGATGCCACATGCAAATAAGACTGGATCTGAAAAATTTCCAAG GATTTTCAGTGCTTCATGTGGCGACTTTGAATGGAAATAAACAGCTTGTTGAAACAATTCTTGACATGGGAGCAGACATTAACGATCAG GATTCCAACAGTGGTCGTACAGCTTTGCATCACGCAGTGGAGGCTGGGAAAAATCATGTAGTAGAGTACTTGATAACACGTGGTGCTGACGTCAACAAAGTTACGTTCGCTGGAAACACTCCGCTTCACACGGCTAGCGGTCGGGACATGGATCAGATGGTGAAACTTCTTATTCAACACGGTGCCAACGTAAACATTGCTAACCTAGAGGGTGATATTCCGAAAGTGGGACAAACAAGTGAACAG GCGAAGAGACATTTCcgatccaaagaaaaacaaaccaaaaggagaaaaaaatga
- the LOC131783454 gene encoding zinc finger protein 37: protein MEIEDQGAISVINSPSSTISFIFEFAETDPEVLIDDDNGNRVQGTGNQLNQVAFCSSLTENNSYITAEKSPKEESGFSSNGNVTHQTISSNVVGKIKRFSAGRKSQESNLIQTSIFDAEQPSTVNPPQTSISKSKETSVMNVLHSSTSISLPQATSSRGHRPSTATMNLSNGVMIPRPLNFQIPRKDVCREKISKKRQLGIPDVVKTGPNNNNHKTIICEEDISNKRQQQELVMAKTFAINNKHKTIEAKRSQCGQITSSTKLALLNFLKKKSSGNGVVADVENEGTDLEEQIVSIVQKESSGVEIEEPHSDEMPSCENEVEQISTRTVFQEEVPTAEFSSTNQVQSDQNADKTSDQDGLNEAQSDNANQLDVVGLNTENDEERKKGGNNSQTVPKEADNTTAGVLLCDESTPSIHEIDVVVHPSLLQPTENCENMKRIERQKGTGVKKKKKNKSLECKECGKMLASATTYLEHMNIHYDRRPYKCDECGKSFRQRHHIDQHKIVHTGKKPFVCQYCDKAFARSYNMKDHERIHTGEKPCKCSHCDKTFRRRRGLREHETNVHHLHMPRNKLGNLKEKKVYTCKICAKTFTWSSALSTHKKTHSDIARYKCPKCKKAFKNNSLLWNHVKTHSKEKPFECDICGQRLKRRGNLKRHILTQHEPEVAEECLKTSKEFEYLRRKKSG, encoded by the exons ATGGAAATAGAGGATCAGGGTGCAATTTCAGTCATCAACTCACCTTCCAGTACCATCAGCTTCATCTTCGAGTTTGCCGAAACTGACCCAGAAGTGCTTATTGACGATGACAACGGAAACCGAGTGCAAGGAACTGGTAACCAGCTTAACCAGGTGGCCTTTTGTTCATCTCTGACAGAGAATAATTCATACATAACCGCTGAGAAATCACCAAAAGAGGAATCTGGATTCTCAAGTAATGGTAATGTTACACAccaaacaatatcaagcaatgTTGTTGGAAAAATTAAACGATTTTCGGCTGGGAGAAAATCTCAAGAATCAAATTTAATACAAACATCAATTTTTGATGCAGAACAACCATCAACTGTAAATCCACCTCAGAcatcaatttcaaaatcaaaagaaacttCAGTCATGAATGTGCTGCATTCATCAACATCTATTTCACTTCCACAAGCAACTTCAAGTAGAGGCCACAGGCCATCAACAGCTACTATGAACTTGTCAAATGGTGTAATGATACCAAGACCTTTAAACTTCCAAATTCCAAGGAAAGATGTTTGCAGAgagaaaatttccaaaaagaGACAGTTAGGAATACCAGACGTGGTTAAAACTGGCCCAAATAACAATAACCACAAGACCATTATTTGTGAAGAGGACATTTCCAACAAGAGACAGCAACAAGAATTAGTAATGGCAAAAACGTTTGCAATTAACAACAAACACAAGACCATTGAAGCTAAAAGAAGCCAGTGTGGTCAGATAACCAGTTCTACCAAACTGGctcttttgaactttttgaaaaagaaatcctCTGGAAATGGTGTAGTGGCAGATGTTGAAAATGAGGGAACTGATCTTGAGGAGCAAATTGTTTCAATTGTTCAAAAAGAGAGCAGTGGTGTTGAAATAGAAGAACCTCATTCTGATGAGATGCCCAGTTGTGAGAATGAGGTGGAACAGATATCCACAAGAACAGTTTTCCAAGAAGAAGTTCCTACTGCTGAATTCAGCAGCACAAACCAAGTTCAAAGTGACCAGAATGCTGATAAGACATCTGATCAGGATGGTTTGAATGAAGCACAAAGTGACAATGCCAATCAGTTAGATGTTGTTGGATTGAACACAGAAAATGATGAAGAACGCAAGAAAGGGGGCAACAATTCTCAAACTGTACCAAAAG AAGCAGACAACACTACTGCTGGTGTGCTGCTCTGTGATGAATCAACTCCTTCCATCCATGAAATAGATGTCGTTGTCCATCCCTCTCTCCTGCAACCAacagaaaactgtgaaaatatGAAGAGAATTGAGAGACAGAAAGGAACAG GCgtcaagaaaaagaagaaaaataaatctttgGAGTGCAAAGAATGTGGAAAAATGCTGGCATCAGCTACGACATACTTGGAACACATGAATATTCACTATGATCGAAGACCGTACAAATGCGATGAATGTGGCAAGTCTTTCCGCCAGCGACACCATATTGATCAGCACAAAATTGTGCATACCGGGAAAAAACCTTTCGTTTGTCAATATTGCGATAAAGCTTTCGCCAGGAGCTACAACATGAAAGATCACGAGCGAATCCATACTGGAGAAAAGCCTTGTAAATGTAGTCATTGCGACAAAACGTTTCGTCGTCGGCGCGGTTTGAGGGAACACGAAACAAATGTTCACCATCTTCATATGCCACGCAATAAGCTTgggaatttgaaagaaaaaaaggtttatacATGTAAGATCTGTGCCAAGACGTTTACGTGGTCAAGTGCGCTTTCTACCCATAAGAAAACTCATTCTGATATTGCGCGATATAAATGTCCCAAATGCAAGAAGGCTTTCAAGAATAACAGTTTATTATGGAATCATGTGAAAACCCATTCAAAGGAGAAGCCATTTGAGTGCGATATTTGTGGGCAAAGGTTAAAACGGCGAGGAAATCTCAAAAGACATATTTTAACCCAACATGAGCCAGAGGTGGCCGAAGAATGTCTCAAAACCAGCAAAGAGTTTGAATACTTGCGTCGGAAGAAATCTGGCTGA
- the LOC131783458 gene encoding selenoprotein S: protein MDDPQAGEARSGGGQEEVPKSRPLENSTPTFLVDTFYLGVGLLERYGWLILIGLVILVFLWSKLKPYWKELQNKWERQQEIANFDPIKAARQQESMENARRRLQEKQDAKAAKFMEDQKLANETRRKEKIEDWDRHQEGKGYRTKRYKSPEDSEQSSPSSKPKKPKKPLRKSDYSPLSGGGSGFSYRPPRRGAGGGG, encoded by the exons ATGGATGATCCTCAGGCCGGCGAAGCGCGATCTGGTGGCGGACAAGAAGAAGTTCCAAAGTCAAGACCGCTTGAAAATTCAACTCCGACATTTCTTGTAGATACATTTTATTTAG GCGTGGGGCTCCTGGAGCGTTATGGCTGGCTCATTTTGATAGGGCTTGTGATCCTGGTATTCCTGTGGAGCAAATTGAAACCGTACTGGAAAGAACTACAAAACAAGTGGGAAAGACAGCAAGAAATTGCTAACTTTG ACCCAATAAAAGCAGCCAGGCAACAGGAGAGTATGGAAAATGCCAGAAGACGACTGCAAGAAAAACAGGATGCCAAAGCTGCCAAATTTATGGAGGACCAAAAGCTGGCAA ATGAAACAAGGAGAAAAGAGAAGATAGAAGACTGGGACAGACATCAAGAAGGAAAAGGTTACCGCACAAAAAGATATAAATCTCCG GAGGATTCAGAGCAATCCAGTCCTTCATCAAAGCCAAAAAAACCTAAAAAGCCTCTCCGAAAATCAG ATTACAGTCCTTTATCTGGGGGTGGAAGTGGATTCAGCTACAGACCACCAAGAAGAG GTGCAGGAGGCGGTGGATGA
- the LOC131783457 gene encoding B-cell lymphoma 3 protein encodes MVSTTGFGSTMEERYKFELSVADYKTNDPQGTSAIQRTNSDASVHQTSKDIIKQKLTARVSPMTRHQEQFLDRRLHPLTVVPSRGKSTRTYGASTKTQLTDIGTAAPFIKREPQKLAEKRKFQATNVIIAPKTVKSDTSPSKRKKSETKKPRPILPRTMQVPVQPEVKPVVEPAVKPATPVSPEPKLMSDNVATMSLLSATECHLATLQDEDGDTPLHIAIAHGNTQLVEYLINLMSCLTLDIYNNLKQTPLHLAVITVQPYIVEKLVSAGANVNLPDRNGQTPTHLACNRASVECLETLVKARNTPDLELRNFNGYTPLHEAVLAGCCGAVTCLIRQGAKVNCKDGKGGRTPLHHAVETENMEVIQELLKCGASASEGSFSGNTPLQIASGRSMQNVRLLLEAASTNIKPSKHREITQVEKSPLVLPKYDDRRQVIVKSTYA; translated from the exons ATGGTAAGTACAACAGGGTTTGGATCAACTATGGAAGAAAGATATAAATTCGAGCTTAGCGTCGCCGATTACAAAACGAACGATCCTCAAGGCACTTCCGCCATACAACGAACGAACTCCGATGCCTCTGTTCACCAGACGAGTAAAGAtataatcaaacaaaaactgacCGCCAGAGTTTCCCCGATGACGCGACATCAGGAGCAATTTTTGGATAGAAGACTTCATCCGCTGACTGTAGTTCCTAGTCGTGGAAAATCAACTCGAACATATGGAGCGAGCACCAAAACACAGCTTACCGATATTGGTACTGCTGCACCTTTCATAAAACGCGAACCGCAAAAACTTGCGGAGAAGCGAAAATTCCAAGCTACAAATGTTATAATTGCTCCTAAAACTGTCAAGTCAGACACTTCTCCCAGTAAACGAAAAAAATCCGAGACGAAAAAGCCCAGACCAATTCTGCCACGGACGATGCAAG TTCCAGTTCAGCCAGAAGTTAAACCAGTTGTTGAACCAGCTGTTAAACCAGCTACACCTGTCAGTCCAGAACCTAAACTGATGAGTGATAATGTGGCGACAATGAGTCTCCTGTCAGCCACAGAGTGTCACCTGGCAACACTTCAAGATGAAGATGGCGACac GCCTCTTCACATAGCTATTGCACATGGGAACACCCAACTTGTAGAATACCTCATCAACCTCATGTCATGCCTAACACTGGACATTTATAACAACCTGAAACAAACGCCGTTACACCTGGCTGTCATCACAGTACAACCTTATATTGTAGAAAAACTTGTGTCTGCGGGAGCAAACGTGAACTTGCCTGATCGTAATGGTCAAACACCAACCCACCTAGCTTGCAATAGAGCAAGTGTAGAATGCTTAGAAACACTTGTAAAGGCAAGGAATACTCCTGACTTGGAGTTAAGGAACTTTAATGGGTACACTCCTCTTCACGAAGCTGTACTTGCAGGCTGTTGTGGGGCAGTGACTTGTTTAATAAGACAAGGTGCTAAAGTAAATTGTAAG GATGGTAAAGGTGGTCGTACCCCACTACATCATGCAGTAGAGACAGAAAACATGGAAGTGATACAAGAGCTGCTAAAGTGTGGTGCAAGTGCCAGTGAAGGAAGTTTCTCAGGGAACACTCCATTGCAGATAGCTAGTGGGCGCTCCATGCAGAACGTTAGGCTCCTACTGGAAGCAGCTAGCACTAACATCAAACCAAGCAAACATCGGGAG ATCACCCAAGTAGAAAAGTCTCCGCTGGTTTTGCCAAAGTATGACGACAGACGGCAAGTTATAGTGAAAAGCACCTATGCATAA